A genome region from Dickeya dadantii NCPPB 898 includes the following:
- the envZ gene encoding two-component system sensor histidine kinase EnvZ has translation MIRWRFSPRSAFARTLLLIVTLLFVSLVTTYLVVLNFAILPSLQQFNKVLAYEVRMLMTDKLQLEDGSTLDVPPAFRREIYRELGISLYTNAAAEESGLRWAQHYKFLSQQMAQQLGGPTEVRVEVSKNTPVVWLKTWLSPDIWVRVPLTEIHQGDFSPLFRYTLAIMLLVIGGAWLFIRVQNRPLVELEHAAIQVGKGIIPPPLREYGASEVRSVTRAFNQMASGVKLLADDRTLLMAGVSHDLRTPLTRIRLATEMMGQEDEYLAESINKDIEECNAIIEQFIDYLRTGQEMQMEVADLNAILGEVVASESGYEREIESELAWGELPMKVSPLSIKRAVANLVVNAARYGNGWIRVSSGRELQRAWFQVEDDGPGIDPSQLTHLFQPFVRGDSARSTSGTGLGLAIVQRIIDAHNGSLDVGASERGGLRVRAYLPLAFPNQSGAMPARDSNRRTSVPANSRKREK, from the coding sequence ATGATTCGATGGCGCTTCTCTCCGCGCAGCGCCTTCGCTCGTACGCTGTTGCTGATTGTCACTCTGCTGTTCGTCAGTCTTGTCACCACCTATCTGGTGGTGCTTAACTTCGCGATTCTGCCCAGCCTGCAGCAGTTCAACAAGGTTCTGGCCTACGAGGTCAGAATGTTGATGACGGATAAGCTGCAACTGGAAGATGGTTCCACGCTGGACGTGCCTCCCGCGTTCCGGCGCGAGATTTACCGTGAACTGGGCATCTCGCTCTACACCAACGCCGCGGCGGAGGAGAGCGGGCTGCGCTGGGCGCAGCACTACAAGTTTCTGAGTCAGCAGATGGCGCAGCAATTGGGCGGGCCGACCGAAGTGCGGGTGGAAGTGAGCAAGAATACCCCGGTGGTGTGGCTGAAAACCTGGTTGTCGCCGGATATTTGGGTGCGGGTGCCGCTGACGGAGATCCATCAGGGCGATTTCTCGCCGCTGTTCCGTTATACCCTGGCGATTATGCTGCTGGTGATCGGCGGCGCCTGGTTGTTTATCCGGGTGCAGAACCGGCCGCTGGTGGAGCTGGAGCATGCCGCCATTCAGGTGGGGAAAGGTATTATTCCGCCGCCGTTGCGCGAGTACGGCGCGTCGGAGGTGCGTTCGGTGACGCGCGCGTTCAATCAGATGGCGTCCGGGGTCAAGCTGCTGGCGGATGACCGTACGCTGCTGATGGCCGGCGTCAGCCACGATCTGCGCACGCCGCTGACCCGTATTCGTCTGGCGACGGAGATGATGGGTCAGGAAGATGAATACCTGGCGGAGTCGATCAATAAGGATATCGAAGAGTGCAACGCCATCATTGAACAGTTCATCGACTATCTGCGCACCGGTCAGGAAATGCAGATGGAAGTGGCCGACCTCAACGCGATTCTGGGCGAAGTGGTGGCGTCGGAAAGCGGCTACGAGCGCGAGATCGAAAGTGAGCTTGCCTGGGGTGAGTTGCCAATGAAAGTCAGCCCGTTATCCATCAAGCGGGCGGTGGCGAATCTGGTGGTGAACGCGGCCCGTTACGGCAACGGCTGGATTCGCGTTAGCAGCGGTCGTGAATTGCAGCGCGCTTGGTTCCAGGTGGAGGACGACGGCCCCGGTATCGACCCGTCGCAGTTGACGCACCTGTTCCAGCCGTTTGTGCGTGGCGATAGCGCCCGCAGTACCAGCGGCACCGGGCTGGGGCTGGCGATTGTGCAGCGCATCATTGACGCGCATAACGGATCGCTGGACGTCGGCGCCAGCGAACGCGGTGGGTTACGGGTGCGGGCTTACCTGCCGCTGGCATTCCCGAATCAATCCGGCGCGATGCCGGCGCGCGATAGCAACCGACGAACGTCGGTTCCGGCAAACAGCAGAAAGAGAGAAAAGTAG